The DNA region TCTAAATTTTTCTGGGTGTAAAATCAACTATTAAATAGTGAACACTGCCTCAACCTATAAAAAACAGCTTATGCCTAAAAACAGTTTAACCattaaagtttaaaatgtccaaaaaattgtattcaacaattaaaattgttgttccctttatttcattttttattaccatttattattatttaccttatcttatttttataattacttATTTAAATGTGAGTTATTTATGGACACTTACTTTTCTCATTTAGTTAAACATACTATTTTGATTTCCTGCCTGCGCAGGGAATTCAACTTGGGCTATATTGACATACAGGAAATCGGCTGCTTACGAAATTTCACTAGCGACACCTAGGTTTCACGTTATGTGATGTTAGTGAAATCTCGTAAAcagccgataggtggcgcttttTGTTAGTTAAGTAAAacgtatctgatagtcgaggccgtCGACTGTAGCGtttctcttgttttttgtGTAATCTTAGGGTAATGATCacgagtaaagggtattaCCTTTGTACCCAGGGGCCTTGAATGAGGAACCACCTGTCTGACAATGAAcaatacaattaaatttgatctGTTGTGGGACCACATCTGGTTACAATACCCTTTCATATTAGATATAGTCAGATGTTTGAAACTCAGTTTGTTATATTAGTATATCCAAAATATGATTATAACTTAACTCAAATGTCAAtttaactataaaaaattgttatattattttagtGTGGATATCAATATAAAACTAAtggaaagaaaaatatttcgtAATGAGGCGAGGGTATAGAAAAGTCGGTTTCATATTCATTTTCCCAGAGCATTGGGGATTATTTCGTTGCCCGCACTGCGGTCATACTGAATCAATCAGGTGAAAGCGACTTCGGAATTATCGCGCGACAGAGCGATAAGTTTAACGACTGATTAGTTAACCAGAGGCGACCGTCGAGGTGAAAGTTCACGCAGCTCCAAAATGTCAGCAAAGGCAGTCAAGTCCAGCAAACCCGCGTCCAAGGAGCCGTCGGCGGTCACCAAGCTCTACCTGTTCGCCTACAACGCCGGGCAGGTGGTCGGATGGAGTTACATCCTTTGGCAGCTGGTTAACTACTACTTGCTGCAGGGACCCGAGTTCCGGGCAAAGGTCACGCTGTGGGAGTACACGCGGCTGGCCGTGATCATCTTCCAGAATGCCGCCTTCGTCGAGATCCTCAATGCGTCCTTTGGTCTGGTCAAGTCCAATCCGGTGGTCACCGGCTTCCAGGTGTTCAGCCGCATGATGGTGGTGGTTGGTGTAGTGATGGCCACGCCGACAGGGAAAGTGTCGCCCGGTCTGCCCATCGCCCTGCTGGCCTGGGCCATCACAGAGATCATCCGATATGGATACTACGCCCTGAACATCGTCAAGGTGGTGCCCCATTTCGTGGTGTTCCTGCGGTACACCACCTTCATTGCCCTGTATCCCATTGGCGTGACCGGGGAGCTGCTCTGCTTCTGGTGGGCCCAGAGCTACGCCCGTGAAAACAGCGTGTGGAGCGTGGTTATGCCCAACCAGTGGAACGCCACCTTCTCCTACTTCGGGTTCCTGTGGATCGTCATGCTGGGCTACATCCCCATCTTCCCTCAGCTGTACCTGCACATGTTCGCCCAGCGTCGCAAGATCCTCGGCGGCGGTGCAAGCGGAGCACCCAAAAAGAAGGCCAACTGAACCTTGACCAGCGGCGAATGCAAATTATTGCATCATTTGCATATCTTTGGCCGTCGCACTTTGGAGCCGTTTTTGCTTTTTGGGGTCTCTCTTGCCTCACCTCTTACACAAGCACATTCGTTCGGACAAAGCTTAGTTTTAAGTGGTTTTGTGTACAAATAAACCTAGATACTCTTCCaactaatttatttttccATCGCTTTTAAAGTGTGGTGTAACAGTAACGGCttacatattatttattaGTGCTGCGACCACTGGATGGTCTTTAGGTCGATGCCCTCCTGGACCATCTCCCACAGCGGCGACATTTCGCGCAGACGCTCCACATGTTTGATGCACTTGTCTGCGGTGTAGTCCACCTCCTCCATTGTGGTGAAGCGGCCGATGCCGAATCGAATGGAGCTGTGGGCCAGGTCCTCGTCGGTGCCAATTGCGCGCAGCACGTAGGAGGGCTCCAGGGAGGCGGAGGTGCAGGCAGATCCACTGCTCAGGGCCACGTCCTTGAGGGCCATCAGTAGGGATTCGCCCTCGACGTAAGCAAACGACAAATTCAGGCAGCCATTGTATGTGGCTGTGGCATCACCATTTCTGATGACATGCGGCAAGGCACTCGTAATCCTCTCCAGCAGGCGATTGGAGAGAAAGTCCACCCACTTCTTGTCGTAGTCCATCTCCTGCATGGCCAGTTCTGCAGCAGCTCCCAATCCCACGGCCAGCGGTGCTGGAACAGTTCCGCTCCTCAAGCCACGCTCCTGTCCGCCGCCGCTTTGAATGGGCTCCAGACGAACCCTAGGCCTACGCCGCACATAAAGGGCGCCCACACCCTTCGGCCCGTAGATCTTGTGGCCCGATATGGACATAAGATCAATGTTCATGGCGTTCACGTCCAGCGGGATCTTGCCCACCGCCTGGGCGGCGTCCGTGTGGAAGAATACTTTGCGGGAGCGGCACAACTTGCCGATCTCATCGATGGGCTGTCTCACGCCAATCTCATTGTTCACCGTCATGATGGACACCAGCGAGGTCTCCGGCGTGATGGTCTTCTCCAGCTCCTGGAGGTCGATAAGGCCGTTGGCCAGCACAGGCAGGTAGGTGACTTTGAAACCCTCGTTCTCCAGAGCCCGGCACGAGTCTAGAACGCACTTGTGCTCCGTCTGGGTGGTGATCACATGCCGCTTCTTGGTGCCGTAGAACCGGGCCACCCCTTTCACAGATATATTATTTGACTCGGTGGCGCCGGATGTGAAGATGATCTCCTTGGGGTCGGCGCCAATCAaggttgccacctgctcgcgAGCCTTCTCCACAGCAGTTTCCGTCTCCCAGCCGTAGGCGTGGGTGCGGGAGTGGGGATTCCCGTAGTAGTTCGTCAGGAAGGGGAGCATGGCGTCCAGCACACGTGGATCCATCGGCGTTGTGGCCTGGGCATCCAGGTACAGTGGTCTTCCCTCGGTCTGTTCGTTTTTGATGTTGAAACGCACCTGCCTCTCCCGGAATTCTGTTGGCATTCCAGATTGGTTATTGATTATGGAGCTCTTTTGAGGACCCGCTTACCTTTCGATGTGGCGGCCGGTTTTGCGGCTGTCGCGGAGGAGGTGGCTTCGTGCCTGACCAGTGTAGTCACTGCATTTGTGGCCCGCGACCGCAGAACCTGCGCCTGGATTCGTCCCAACACTTTTTGCATTGTGATGGAATCCTAATTATGCTTGTGTTAAAATTCGTTAACAACGCGGATTTCACAATCAGTAGGACCACGCTAGGCGGGATAAAATATACCGAAGGACTCGAAAATATACTTAAATAACACCATAATCACATAAACGTGgaaaaacttatttattttataaaatatctaTTATacaccaaataaataaaatggttTTGACTATTTAATCATATGAAATAGTTATATGTTGCTTATGGCATTAGCAAAGCAGCTGTTCTGaacttgaaaatatttaataccaGCTTCTGGTATTTTAATGGCACATTtcatttgttgtttttgaaGCGGATAGTAATCAGATGAAAGTGTATTAAattcacaatttttaaaaagatataTAAATCTATTTAAACATGGTCGTGTGCCGGTTCTTTCAGCAAGGTGCTTGTCGCTATGGGACAAAATGCCACAATGAACACTTCGATGTCAAGTGAGCAAATGGAGGTTGAACCACTATTAACATGAAATCCTAATTCCTATTACTTTTCAGGCAATTTCTCAAAGCCGACATGGAATCCAGCTTGAATGGCAAGATGTGGCCTTTCTCTGCCTATGGACCCTTTAAGGACAAGGCCAATTTCCCCAACTTCATCGAGGACCAGTCCTTCGAGGAGGTCCGATACCTGTGCTACGAGGCAAAGCGTCAGAACCAATTCGATCAATTCGCGCAGCAGTTCAACCGCGAGGTCCTGGACGCCACCAATAAGATGAAGACCATGCTGCAGATGTCACCCCAGGTTCTGGAAATGATGATCAAGATCCACGATGCGCCGGAGGGCGAAAATGTGTCGGCAGCTCCGCAGCAGCCCAGTAATCCCTTTGCTGCAGCTGCTCCGGCGTCGAATCCATCTGCGTCCATCTTTGCGAAGCCCACGTTGAGTGCCGGAAACATCTTCGGTAATGCCACAAGCCAAGTAAACAACGCAAACAGTATGTTTGGTGGTGCCATGGGGAATGCGAATCAAGGAAACAGCTTTTTAGGCGGAGGAGCTGTGGCAGCAGGTGCAACAAGTGTCTTTGGCCAACCCCAGCAGCAGCCACAACAGCCTGCAGCTCAAGCCTTCCAAGGGGGCAATATTTTCGGCCAGGCACAAGTCCAGGCGCAAGCTCAGCCAGTGAATCCCAATCCTTTCGGTGGCTTCCAACAGCAGCACCAAGCTCAGCCGGCAGGGATCTTCGGCCAAGCGGCTAACCCCTTTGGCCAGGCggcacagcagcagcagccacctcCTTCCGGATTATTTGCTCAGGCAGCAGCCTCCGGTTTCTCAAACCAACAGCAACaaatgcaacagcaacatcagcagcagcaacaacaacagcagcagcaacaacaacagcagcagcagcaacaacaacagcaacagttgcaaatgcaacagcaacagcagcagcagatgatgcaacaacagcaaatggtgcaacagcagcaacacgcCCAGATGACCAACGAAGTTCAATCCTCTGTTTACAGTCGCCTTGAAGATCTCAACGAACAAGAAATCGAAGCCTTCAAGGCGGATCAGTTCCTACAAGGTGCCTTGCCTTTCAAACCACCGCCACGGGAACTTTGCTGATCCAAAACTAGCGTATAATGTATATAAGTCTACTTAGATCCGATATTACTTAATTAAACCTAATAAACTAATGCATCATCATGTTGAGTCGTTCCATGTTGATAGCGTAGACGGCATGGGAACCGATCAGGTTGCGATCCCGGAAGGCAAGCTGGCAGTCCTTGAGGGTGATCACAATGGGCTCGCTGGGCAGactgtaaaataaaatataaaagttaATCATTTGAATAAATCAAATGGGACAGAAGAGCTAGCCTAAGCTAATGTCAATGATAATATGCAATCCTTACACTTCTTCACAGGCGGAGAGGAAGGTCACATCGTCGTTCTGTCGCCGCATGAAGTTGGCCGTATTTAGCTCCTTGTCCAGCTCCAGGGGCGTGTCGTCCACCTTCTGGCGGGTGACGGTGTTGCGCAGCGACGGGTCTCGCAGCGGAGCCCCCACATCGTAGTAAAAGTTTCCTTCGCCGCTGGTCTTGTAGTGCTTTCGCTTCTTGATGATGGCCGAAAGCAGATCCTTGAGCAGGACCTGCACTGCCATGGCCACGTACTCGGCGACATTGTCGTCCACGGAGACCAGTCCGATTTCCCAGGCACCGATCAGAAAGCGTCCCATTATAAAGCCGGCATCGGGCAGGAAGAGTTCCTGAGCGCAGTAGCGCTGTGACTGGAGCTGCTGTTGCATGGGCTCCGAGGAACCGCCGACCGCAGGAGGTGGCCGGATAATCTGCATGTTGTCCTCGCCCATAAAGTCCAGCACTTCGCAGAGTTCAAAATTCAGACGCTCAGCGAAGGTCCGGGAGCTTCTCTTGCGCCGCTTGCTCCGGTTGCCACTGCTGCTGGTTTGCACAGACGGTGGATTCTCCACAGGAGAGAAGGCATCGATCTTGTTGAGCAGCGCCAGCAGGAACTGGTTGTGCAGGTGCAGTTTGTCCGGCGAAAGGATTTTTCGCGACTCCGCATCGAATTCCTCCTTGGACCAACGGCTGCGGAACCAGTTCTTCATATTGGCCCTGTAGCGCTCCCAGTTGTCGCCCAGGGCCACCACTAGCGCCTCCTTGGTGGCAAGCACTCGATCAGTCAGCATTTTATACCCAAGTAATTGCGAATAAACAGACAATTAAAAGTTTCTgcaatgaaaacaaattttatcaGCTGCTCAGAGTGACCGTTTAGTAAAGTACATTAAACACCAAGGAtggctttaaaaaaatttaccaAAATTAGTTAATGATGTAGGTtgtttaaaaaagttaaaggtTTCACATGTTAATGCCTGTTTACACTAGGGGGGAGTTATGGGCTCAACTCGCTTT from Drosophila subpulchrella strain 33 F10 #4 breed RU33 chromosome 2L, RU_Dsub_v1.1 Primary Assembly, whole genome shotgun sequence includes:
- the LOC119546405 gene encoding putative uncharacterized protein DDB_G0271606, producing the protein MVVCRFFQQGACRYGTKCHNEHFDVKQFLKADMESSLNGKMWPFSAYGPFKDKANFPNFIEDQSFEEVRYLCYEAKRQNQFDQFAQQFNREVLDATNKMKTMLQMSPQVLEMMIKIHDAPEGENVSAAPQQPSNPFAAAAPASNPSASIFAKPTLSAGNIFGNATSQVNNANSMFGGAMGNANQGNSFLGGGAVAAGATSVFGQPQQQPQQPAAQAFQGGNIFGQAQVQAQAQPVNPNPFGGFQQQHQAQPAGIFGQAANPFGQAAQQQQPPPSGLFAQAAASGFSNQQQQMQQQHQQQQQQQQQQQQQQQQQQQQQQLQMQQQQQQQMMQQQQMVQQQQHAQMTNEVQSSVYSRLEDLNEQEIEAFKADQFLQGALPFKPPPRELC
- the LOC119546403 gene encoding cysteine desulfurase, mitochondrial, whose amino-acid sequence is MQKVLGRIQAQVLRSRATNAVTTLVRHEATSSATAAKPAATSKEFRERQVRFNIKNEQTEGRPLYLDAQATTPMDPRVLDAMLPFLTNYYGNPHSRTHAYGWETETAVEKAREQVATLIGADPKEIIFTSGATESNNISVKGVARFYGTKKRHVITTQTEHKCVLDSCRALENEGFKVTYLPVLANGLIDLQELEKTITPETSLVSIMTVNNEIGVRQPIDEIGKLCRSRKVFFHTDAAQAVGKIPLDVNAMNIDLMSISGHKIYGPKGVGALYVRRRPRVRLEPIQSGGGQERGLRSGTVPAPLAVGLGAAAELAMQEMDYDKKWVDFLSNRLLERITSALPHVIRNGDATATYNGCLNLSFAYVEGESLLMALKDVALSSGSACTSASLEPSYVLRAIGTDEDLAHSSIRFGIGRFTTMEEVDYTADKCIKHVERLREMSPLWEMVQEGIDLKTIQWSQH
- the LOC119546407 gene encoding very-long-chain (3R)-3-hydroxyacyl-CoA dehydratase hpo-8, whose translation is MSAKAVKSSKPASKEPSAVTKLYLFAYNAGQVVGWSYILWQLVNYYLLQGPEFRAKVTLWEYTRLAVIIFQNAAFVEILNASFGLVKSNPVVTGFQVFSRMMVVVGVVMATPTGKVSPGLPIALLAWAITEIIRYGYYALNIVKVVPHFVVFLRYTTFIALYPIGVTGELLCFWWAQSYARENSVWSVVMPNQWNATFSYFGFLWIVMLGYIPIFPQLYLHMFAQRRKILGGGASGAPKKKAN
- the LOC119546406 gene encoding transcriptional adapter 1-like, whose translation is MLTDRVLATKEALVVALGDNWERYRANMKNWFRSRWSKEEFDAESRKILSPDKLHLHNQFLLALLNKIDAFSPVENPPSVQTSSSGNRSKRRKRSSRTFAERLNFELCEVLDFMGEDNMQIIRPPPAVGGSSEPMQQQLQSQRYCAQELFLPDAGFIMGRFLIGAWEIGLVSVDDNVAEYVAMAVQVLLKDLLSAIIKKRKHYKTSGEGNFYYDVGAPLRDPSLRNTVTRQKVDDTPLELDKELNTANFMRRQNDDVTFLSACEEVLPSEPIVITLKDCQLAFRDRNLIGSHAVYAINMERLNMMMH